The Bacillus sp. Y1 genome has a window encoding:
- the galE gene encoding UDP-glucose 4-epimerase GalE: MSVLVTGGAGYIGSHTIVELLQSGYEVVVIDNLTNSSVESLNRVKKITGKAFKFYQVDLLDKQAVEKVFEENEIDSVIHFAGLKAVGESVEQPLRYYHNNITGTIILCQVMEQFGVTKLVFSSSATVYGNPATLPIKEDFPLTATNPYGQSKLMLEQILSDISLANKKWSLILLRYFNPIGAHESGLIGEDPNGIPNNIMPFITQVAVGKLDKLRIFGGDYPTIDGTGVRDYIHVVDLAKGHIKALEKALSNEGVLKYNLGTGKGHSVLQLVHAFSEASGIDIPYDIVERRPGDIAACYADPSRANKELDWIASKTIYDMCKDSWNWQKNNVKGYK; this comes from the coding sequence ATGAGTGTTTTAGTCACAGGTGGAGCGGGTTATATTGGTAGTCATACCATTGTGGAGCTTTTACAGTCTGGCTACGAAGTTGTTGTGATTGATAACCTTACTAATAGTAGCGTAGAATCCTTAAATAGAGTAAAAAAAATAACAGGCAAAGCCTTTAAGTTTTATCAAGTCGACTTGTTAGACAAACAAGCAGTAGAAAAAGTATTTGAGGAAAATGAAATAGATTCTGTTATCCATTTTGCAGGGCTCAAGGCTGTAGGTGAGTCTGTTGAACAACCGTTACGATACTATCATAATAATATAACTGGAACCATCATACTGTGTCAGGTAATGGAACAGTTTGGAGTAACTAAGTTAGTGTTTAGTTCATCTGCTACAGTTTATGGTAATCCTGCAACATTACCTATTAAGGAAGATTTTCCATTAACAGCTACTAATCCCTATGGACAATCTAAATTAATGTTAGAGCAAATCTTAAGCGATATTTCTCTAGCGAATAAAAAGTGGAGTCTTATTTTGCTTAGATATTTTAATCCTATTGGCGCACATGAGAGTGGACTAATTGGTGAAGATCCAAACGGCATTCCTAATAATATTATGCCTTTTATTACACAGGTAGCAGTAGGCAAGTTAGATAAGCTTCGTATCTTTGGAGGAGATTATCCGACTATAGATGGGACGGGTGTAAGAGATTATATTCATGTTGTTGACTTAGCAAAAGGCCATATTAAAGCACTGGAAAAAGCTCTTTCTAACGAAGGAGTGCTTAAATATAATTTAGGAACCGGAAAAGGACATTCAGTCCTACAACTAGTGCATGCATTTAGTGAAGCATCAGGAATTGACATTCCTTATGATATTGTAGAAAGAAGACCTGGTGATATAGCAGCTTGTTATGCTGATCCATCAAGAGCAAACAAAGAATTAGATTGGATAGCTAGTAAAACTATATATGATATGTGTAAGGACTCATGGAACTGGCAAAAGAATAACGTAAAGGGATATAAATAA